In the Primulina tabacum isolate GXHZ01 chromosome 7, ASM2559414v2, whole genome shotgun sequence genome, ACAGTTGCATGGTTTTCACAGTGGTCAGGTAAATTATGGTTTTATCAATTACAAACAGAGTTCTGGAACCGAATAGAATAGTGTGAATTTTCATGTATGAACTAGGTGTTAGTGTGGTTTTCCTCCCTTTGCTCAGATACATCAAATGTTCATCTATTAACATTTTGTCATACGATGACATGGGggccaaattttttatttatcccATCTTGTCTGTATTGTTACAGCCTTCCCTTGCACCTAGAAGCTTCTTTGGTGTAGAAGATTTTCTCGACGATGATAATAGCCGGCCATATACTTACCAAAAAGGGAAGAAGTCCAAGAATCCAACCAAGCACATATCTTTCAAGCAACGTACTGTTGCTTTTATGGAGCCATTTACCCTGGATGTCTTCATTTCAAAACGCTTTGTCTCTGCTTCAGTTACCCACAGGGTAACGTGCAAACAAGTTGCTGTGGCTGGTACAAATTCAAATGATATCAAGGCTGTGCTTAAATCACGATCAGATATACCTGCGTGTTTGGCTATAGGTCGGATTTTGGCTGATAGAGCAAGAGAAGCTGATGTATACACAGCAACTTATACTCCTAGGGAAAGAGACAAGTTTGAAGGGAAGATCAGAGCTGTAGTTCAGTCCCTCATTGACAATGGCA is a window encoding:
- the LOC142551940 gene encoding uncharacterized protein LOC142551940, whose product is MMLRLVCRKLCEHTKGRDKIWPLSCAQLHGFHSGQPSLAPRSFFGVEDFLDDDNSRPYTYQKGKKSKNPTKHISFKQRTVAFMEPFTLDVFISKRFVSASVTHRVTCKQVAVAGTNSNDIKAVLKSRSDIPACLAIGRILADRAREADVYTATYTPRERDKFEGKIRAVVQSLIDNGIDIKVYLD